The Methylomicrobium agile genome has a segment encoding these proteins:
- the rodA gene encoding rod shape-determining protein RodA — translation MKTETRREHFHPSSMIGKLLRRMHIDIPLFLCLFLTALLSFVILYSSGGQDFGVLLRQAARVGLAFCLMIVLAQVNPIQFKRYSATLFGIGIFLLIAVLIMGQIGKGAQRWLDLGFFRFQPSEMIKITTPMMVAWYLAEHHLPPKPKQLGIAGFLIILPTLLIAKQPDLGTALLVASAGAAVLFFAGISYWFIGAIVGLVGASTPVIWHLMHDYQRDRVRTFLNPEADPLGRGYHIIQSKIAIGSGGIYGKGWLGSTQSELEFLPESSTDFIFAVFAEEFGLFGCIALLTLYLLIIARSLYIASQARDSYNRLLASALAFTFFVYVFVNIGMVIGILPVVGVPLPLISYGGTSIVTLLAGFGMLMSIHTHQKFSIG, via the coding sequence ATGAAAACTGAGACTCGGCGCGAACATTTTCATCCTTCGTCGATGATCGGCAAATTGCTGCGCCGGATGCACATCGACATTCCGTTGTTTCTTTGCCTGTTTCTGACCGCGCTGTTGAGCTTCGTGATCCTCTACAGTTCGGGCGGTCAGGACTTCGGAGTCTTGCTGCGCCAGGCGGCGCGCGTCGGGCTCGCGTTTTGTTTGATGATCGTGCTGGCGCAGGTCAATCCGATTCAGTTCAAACGCTATTCGGCCACTCTGTTCGGGATCGGCATTTTTTTGTTGATTGCCGTGCTGATCATGGGGCAAATCGGGAAAGGCGCGCAACGCTGGCTCGATCTCGGCTTTTTCCGTTTCCAGCCGTCGGAAATGATCAAAATCACCACCCCGATGATGGTTGCCTGGTATTTGGCCGAGCACCATCTGCCGCCGAAGCCTAAACAACTGGGAATTGCCGGTTTTCTGATCATCCTGCCGACTTTGCTGATCGCCAAACAGCCCGATCTCGGGACCGCGCTGCTGGTCGCTTCGGCCGGTGCGGCGGTATTGTTCTTCGCCGGCATTTCCTACTGGTTTATCGGCGCGATCGTCGGGCTGGTCGGCGCTTCGACGCCGGTCATCTGGCATTTGATGCACGACTATCAGCGCGACCGGGTGCGGACTTTCCTGAATCCTGAAGCCGATCCCTTGGGCAGGGGCTACCATATCATCCAGTCGAAGATCGCGATCGGTTCCGGCGGCATTTACGGCAAGGGCTGGCTCGGCAGTACGCAGTCCGAGCTCGAATTTCTGCCTGAAAGCTCGACCGACTTTATTTTTGCGGTGTTCGCAGAAGAATTCGGGCTGTTCGGCTGCATCGCGCTGTTGACTCTTTATTTATTGATTATCGCGCGCAGCCTTTATATCGCCTCGCAGGCGCGCGACAGTTACAACCGTCTGCTGGCCAGCGCGCTGGCCTTTACTTTTTTTGTCTATGTGTTCGTGAACATCGGCATGGTGATCGGGATTCTGCCGGTTGTCGGGGTGCCCTTGCCCTTGATCAGCTACGGCGGTACCTCGATCGTCACACTGCTTGCCGGTTTCGGCATGCTGATGTCGATCCACACGCATCAAAAATTTTCGATTGGTTGA
- the mltB gene encoding lytic murein transglycosylase B — MPVRAALLCSLVALASCAAQREKSAFIDAMVAKHRFSEDELEDVFAQVKIRDDVLKKIAFPAEAMPWHKYWKIFLTDARIKEGAVFWRLHADTLKRVSEQYGVPPEIIVAVLGVETLYGRRTGYYRVIDALSTLAFAYPPRSPFFSKELEQFLLLCREEKVSPLQPSGSYAGAMGMPQFMPSSFRIFAADFDRDGKRDLWRDPKDAIASIASYFKAHGWARNQPVAVRVFAKSEDYKALLNDKINRDLRIDELESARVEFSRPLPLESKVKLLAFEQERGDELWAVLDNFSVIKRYNQSSFYAMAVYQLSQALLNYRNSSPYE, encoded by the coding sequence ATGCCTGTTCGCGCCGCTCTGCTTTGTTCTCTGGTTGCACTCGCTTCCTGCGCCGCGCAGCGCGAGAAAAGCGCCTTCATCGATGCGATGGTCGCCAAGCATCGGTTTTCCGAAGATGAACTGGAGGATGTGTTCGCTCAAGTCAAAATCAGGGACGATGTGCTGAAGAAGATCGCGTTTCCGGCGGAAGCGATGCCCTGGCACAAATACTGGAAAATTTTCCTGACCGATGCCCGAATCAAGGAAGGCGCGGTATTCTGGCGCCTCCACGCGGATACGCTGAAGCGGGTTTCGGAACAATACGGGGTGCCGCCGGAAATCATCGTCGCGGTACTCGGCGTGGAAACGCTGTACGGCCGCCGTACCGGCTATTACCGCGTCATCGACGCGTTGTCGACGCTCGCTTTCGCGTATCCGCCGCGCAGCCCTTTTTTCAGCAAAGAACTGGAGCAATTCCTGCTTTTGTGCCGTGAAGAAAAAGTCAGCCCGCTGCAGCCGTCCGGCTCGTATGCCGGTGCGATGGGTATGCCGCAATTCATGCCGAGCAGTTTCCGTATTTTTGCGGCCGATTTCGATCGGGACGGCAAACGCGATCTATGGCGCGACCCGAAAGACGCGATCGCCAGTATTGCCAGCTATTTCAAGGCTCATGGATGGGCCAGGAATCAGCCGGTTGCGGTGCGGGTTTTTGCCAAAAGCGAAGATTATAAAGCATTGTTAAATGACAAAATTAATAGAGATTTAAGAATTGATGAGTTAGAATCGGCCCGTGTTGAATTTTCAAGACCGCTACCTTTAGAAAGTAAAGTAAAACTTCTGGCGTTCGAGCAAGAACGTGGCGACGAACTTTGGGCTGTTTTAGACAATTTCTCGGTTATCAAGCGTTATAACCAAAGTTCCTTCTATGCCATGGCCGTTTACCAGCTCAGCCAGGCCCTCTTAAATTATCGAAACTCGTCTCCCTATGAATAA
- a CDS encoding septal ring lytic transglycosylase RlpA family protein — protein MNKIIPALSITVLCSCSATQVKTSSLATDITAVSSSTAEAAASQAEERPRRHLTANHQFRHHTVLNIGKSQTSSSDAGQEEPGQDEALLPRLARYIKQGVASWYGPRFHGKKTATGEIFDMYALTAAHKTLPIPSYAEVTNLENNRKVIVRINDRGPFVANREMDLSYAAAQELEMNGTAPVQIKPISDKQAIRKMREVAKEQRKQGIYLQVGAFKSASQAHKLKYKIAAKHLARTKVLASRHHKATLYTVQVGPVDSQSKADKLNVRLARLGITGAQYVTENDPNESVMIQ, from the coding sequence ATGAATAAAATCATACCGGCTCTCTCTATTACTGTGCTTTGCAGTTGCTCAGCCACTCAAGTCAAGACCTCTTCACTCGCTACCGATATTACCGCAGTATCTTCCTCCACCGCTGAAGCGGCGGCCTCGCAGGCCGAAGAGCGACCTAGGCGGCACCTGACCGCCAACCACCAATTCCGCCATCATACCGTACTCAACATCGGCAAATCCCAAACGTCTTCTTCCGATGCCGGACAGGAGGAGCCTGGACAGGATGAAGCCTTGCTGCCGCGCCTCGCCCGCTATATCAAGCAAGGCGTCGCTTCCTGGTACGGTCCCCGCTTCCACGGTAAAAAAACCGCCACCGGCGAAATTTTCGATATGTATGCGCTGACTGCCGCGCATAAAACGCTGCCGATTCCTTCTTATGCCGAGGTGACCAACCTCGAAAACAATCGCAAGGTGATCGTGCGGATTAACGATCGCGGCCCTTTCGTTGCCAACCGTGAGATGGATTTATCCTATGCCGCTGCCCAGGAGCTTGAAATGAACGGCACCGCGCCGGTCCAAATCAAGCCGATTTCGGACAAGCAGGCGATCCGCAAAATGCGGGAAGTCGCGAAAGAACAGCGGAAGCAGGGCATCTATCTGCAGGTCGGCGCTTTTAAGAGCGCCAGCCAGGCGCACAAACTGAAATACAAAATTGCCGCGAAGCATCTGGCCAGAACCAAAGTGCTCGCTTCACGTCATCACAAAGCCACGCTCTACACTGTTCAGGTCGGTCCGGTCGACAGTCAATCCAAGGCGGACAAGCTGAATGTCCGGTTGGCTAGGCTCGGCATTACCGGGGCTCAATACGTGACGGA